The bacterium genome includes the window CACCCTGCGGATGACCGTGCTCGCACTCGAGTTTCGTGAGCATCGCATCGATCTGCTCCAAGTCCGCCGCACCGCGGGTCTTCGGCACCAGGTATGCGTCGGGCGGTGTGCGCATGGTCGCTTCGTAGTCGCGCGCCCCCCAGGGCGTGTCGAGCGGGTTGCAGCGCACGATGCGCTCCTGGCGGCCGAAGTCCACGTCTCGCAACCAGCCGGCGATCTCTTCGCGAGCATCGTCCTTTTGATCGGGAGTCACCGCATCTTCGAGATCGAGCACCAGCGCATCCGCGGGAAGAGCCAGCGATTTGAGCAGCATCTTCTCGCTTGCCCCGGGGACGAAATGGGCGGCTCGGCGCAGTCGTGGCATATCTGCCTTCCAATCCAGGTTCGAGTCCATGCCAGGTTCGAGTCCATGCGGGTTCGGACCCATGCTCTTCTTCTTTTCCGGATCATACGTCAGGCAGAAAAGCGTTGCCGGGCGGATGGCGGGTCGGGACCGGCGGATTAGAAGCGTTCGCGGGACAGTGTTATGGTGCCGCCCGAGTCCTCCGGAAGAGCCTCGCGGCGATCCCGGCGGTCCACCCGGTCAGGCCCCTCACGTGGCCGTTCCCAAAGGAGGCTCCTATGAAAAGCCCGCGAGATTTCTTCAAGCCCAAGGCAATCGGCGCCCCTCAGCCGCTGCACGAGGTTCCTCTGCGCCCCTCGCGCATGATCCACTTCTTCGATCCCAGCAACCCGCGGATGGCCGCCAAGGTGCCGGATATCGCCAAGAAGGTGGATATCCTCCTGGGCAACCTCGAGGACGCGATTCCGACCGAACGCAAGGTCGATGCGCGCGAAGGCCTGATCAAGATCGCCAAGGACACGGACTTCGGATCGACCCAGCTCTGGACGCGCGTCAACAGCCTGGACAGCCCCTGGTTCTTCGACGATCTCACGCGTCTGGTCAGCGAGATCGGCGATCGTCTCGACGTGATCATGGTTCCCAAGGTCGAAGGCGCCTGGGACATACATTTCGTCGACCAGTTCCTGGCACAACTCGAAGCGAAGGCCGGCCTGCAGAAACCACTCCTGGTCCACGCGATCCTGGAAACCGCTCTGGGCGTGGCGAATGTCGAAGAGATCCTGGCCGCCAGCCCGCGCATGCAGGGCCTGAGCCTGGGGCCGGCCGACCTGGCCGCATCGCGTCGCATGAAGACGACACGAGTTGGCGGCGGTCACCCAGGCTACCTGGTGCGAGTGGACCCGGACGAAAAAAACCCGGACGCACCGCGAACGACTGCGCAACAGGACCTCTGGCACTACACGATGGGGCGCATGGTCGACGCGTGCGCCGCGACCGGCGCCCTGCCTTTCTACGGACCCTTTGGGGCGATCGACGATCCGCTGGCCTGCGAAGACCAGTTCCGCAACGCGTTCCTGATGGGCTGCGTGGGAACCTGGTCGCTCCACCCGAGCCAGATCGAGATCGCCAAGCGCGTGTTCAGCCCACCCGCCGACGAAGTCGATTGGGCCAAGAGGGTGATCGAAGCCATGCCCGACGGCAGCGGCACCGTCATGCTCGAAGGCAAGATGCAGGACGACGCGACGTTCAAGCAGTGCCAGGTCATGGTGAATCTGGCGAAGCTGATCTCTGAGCGCGACGAGGAATACCGCAAGCAGTACGGGTTCTAGAAAGAGCTCTCACCCGGCAGAGAATTCGCTGGTTCAATTCGGTGTGCCGCGCGCACACC containing:
- a CDS encoding CoA ester lyase, with translation MKSPRDFFKPKAIGAPQPLHEVPLRPSRMIHFFDPSNPRMAAKVPDIAKKVDILLGNLEDAIPTERKVDAREGLIKIAKDTDFGSTQLWTRVNSLDSPWFFDDLTRLVSEIGDRLDVIMVPKVEGAWDIHFVDQFLAQLEAKAGLQKPLLVHAILETALGVANVEEILAASPRMQGLSLGPADLAASRRMKTTRVGGGHPGYLVRVDPDEKNPDAPRTTAQQDLWHYTMGRMVDACAATGALPFYGPFGAIDDPLACEDQFRNAFLMGCVGTWSLHPSQIEIAKRVFSPPADEVDWAKRVIEAMPDGSGTVMLEGKMQDDATFKQCQVMVNLAKLISERDEEYRKQYGF